Proteins encoded in a region of the Nicotiana tomentosiformis chromosome 9, ASM39032v3, whole genome shotgun sequence genome:
- the LOC138898931 gene encoding uncharacterized protein, which produces MVDSDVILGIVWLLHYHDILDCHAKTVKLVMPGLPPVEWRGTLDYVTSSFILFLKAQWMVGKGCDVYLAYVRGVNVDSPTVESVSVVRDYPDVFLADLPGMPPDRDIDFCIDLLSGTQPISIPPYRMAPPELKEQLQELLEKCFIWPSVSPWGYSGLVCKEAGMAHVY; this is translated from the coding sequence ATGGTAGATTCTGATGTCATTTTAGGCATAGTCTGGTTGTTGCACTATCATgatatccttgattgtcacgccaagacggtgaagttggttatgccaggtttgccgccggtagagtggagaggtactttagattatgttacTAGTAGTTTCATcttatttctaaaggctcagtggatggttgggaagggatgcgatgtgtatctagcatatgtgagagGTGTCAATGTTGAttctcctaccgttgagtcagtttcggtagtgagggattatcctgATGTATTCCtggcggatcttccgggcatgcctcccgacagggatattgatttttgtattgatttgttatcgggaactcagcccatctctattcctccataccgtatggctccaccagagttgaaggagcagttgcaggagttactTGAAAAGTGTTTCAtttggcctagtgtatcaccttgggggtactccggtcttgtttgtaaagaagcaGGGAtggcgcatgtgtattga